The Dunckerocampus dactyliophorus isolate RoL2022-P2 chromosome 1, RoL_Ddac_1.1, whole genome shotgun sequence genome has a segment encoding these proteins:
- the LOC129194513 gene encoding serine/threonine-protein kinase SBK1-like — protein sequence MIELGLADGSLVDELMELTAQSLSKLEIQEHFNVIKEIGRGKYGKVLLVTHRFRGTPMALKVMPKTSTKLQGFLREYCISLHLSCHPCIVGLFGIAFQSNEHYCFAQELIIGRDLFAVIQPKVGIPESSVKRCVLQIASALEFIHSRGLVHRDVKPENILLLDHHCSQVKLADFGLAQKKGTLISYITGTLPYMAPELCTVALLDGQKEVTAPPLSVEPSLDTWAFGVVIFCILTGYFPWDRCMDSDDYYQEFADWSKLGDSANTEDDIPPLWKKFTPEAMELFGKLLALDAEKRSTVGEVREYVEKAWLKKEHGIEQLQTEEKE from the exons ATGATTGAGTTAGGACTGGCTGACGGCAGTCTTGTTGACGAGCTGATGGAGCTGACGGCCCAGAGCCTCAGTAAACTGGAGATCCAGGAACACTTCAACGTCATCAAGGAGATCGGCCGAGGAAAGTATGGCAAAGTGCTGCTGGTTACACATCGCTTCAGAG GAACTCCCATGGCCTTGAAAGTAATGCCCAAGACATCAACAAAGCTACAGGGTTTCCTGCGAGAGTACTGCATCTCCTTGCATCTGTCCTGCCACCCCTGCATCGTGGGCCTCTTTGGCATCGCTTTCCAGTCAAATGAGCACTACTGCTTTGCACAGGAACTCATCATTGGGAGGGACCTGTTTGCTGTCATTCAGCCGAAG GTGGGCATCCCTGAGTCGTCCGTTAAACGTTGCGTCCTCCAGATTGCCAGCGCTTTGGAGTTCATCCACAGCCGGGGCCTCGTCCACCGAGACGTCAAGCCGGAAAACATCCTTCTGCTGGATCATCACTGCAGCCAGGTGAAGCTGGCAGACTTTGGCCTGGCCCAGAAGAAGGGCACTCTGATCAGCTATATTACAGGGACCCTACCTTACATGGCGCCTGAGCTTTGCACCGTTGCTTTGCTGGACGGTCAGAAAGAAGTCACTGCTCCTCCGCTGAGTGTGGAACCAAGTCTGGACACATGGGCCTTTGGCGTGGTTATATTCTGCATCCTCACGGGCTACTTCCCATGGGACCGTTGCATGGACTCAGATGACTACTACCAGGAGTTTGCTGACTGGTCCAAACTGGGAGACAGCGCCAACACAGAGGATGACATTCcacctctgtggaaaaagttcacTCCAGAAGCCATGGAGTTGTTTGGTAAACTTTTGGCTCTGGATGCAGAAAAGAGGTCTACTGTTGGGGAGGTGAGAGAATATGTGGAGAAGGCCTGGCTTAAAAAGGAACATGGGATAGAGCAgctgcagacagaagagaaagAATAA